Proteins encoded by one window of Euzebya sp.:
- a CDS encoding multidrug efflux SMR transporter → MHWIVLIASGVLEAVWAAALSRAEGFTRLAPSVVFLVALTASMGGLAYAMRGLPLATAYTVWVGTGAVLTTVYALATGQEALSAVRLLLLAGIVGCVVGLKVTSP, encoded by the coding sequence GTGCACTGGATCGTCCTGATCGCCTCCGGCGTGCTCGAAGCCGTGTGGGCCGCCGCCCTCTCGCGCGCCGAGGGGTTCACCCGCCTCGCCCCCTCCGTGGTCTTCCTGGTCGCCCTGACGGCCAGCATGGGCGGACTGGCCTACGCGATGCGCGGCCTGCCGCTCGCGACCGCCTACACCGTGTGGGTCGGCACCGGCGCGGTGCTCACGACCGTCTACGCGCTGGCCACGGGCCAGGAGGCGCTCTCCGCCGTCCGGCTGCTCCTGCTGGCCGGCATCGTCGGGTGCGTCGTGGGGTTGAAGGTCACCAGCCCGTAG
- a CDS encoding EAL domain-containing protein, with protein MQTAPHAITAPVTVARLLSKGRIRAVYQPVVRLDDRSVVGYEALMRGPEGSPLESARALMEAAEAEGLTEELGRAAVAAAIDGASEAGLGATHTVFLNIRAKTLTTRLRDDAVIERAGNRLRLVWEFVERTLLEDPAGLLAAVESYRERYWGVALDHVGTDNAAALALLPFVRPDVIKLDLGLIQRKSTRDIGRVVAAVAEHVELNGGEIVAMGVETEAHLERALTLGATLGQGWLFGRPDVLPTEVPRPTGTVPLIVAPTAQQPSTPFDLVAAGRSDVRIATKSTLLGLSKFIEGQSDLSDHRYILLSTFQHVRNFTIRTRARYARHAAACALTGIFGVGVPTRPGGATVGVPLSSDDPLAREWTVICIGPHYSAALISRDLGDRGDDSRRRFEFVLTHDRSAVVAAARSLMARIARQA; from the coding sequence GTGCAGACGGCACCCCACGCGATCACCGCGCCGGTCACCGTCGCCAGGCTGCTCTCCAAGGGGAGGATCCGGGCGGTGTACCAACCCGTCGTGCGCCTGGACGACCGGTCCGTGGTGGGCTACGAGGCGCTCATGCGCGGACCCGAGGGGTCGCCGCTCGAGTCGGCGCGCGCGCTCATGGAGGCCGCCGAGGCGGAGGGCCTGACCGAGGAGCTCGGCCGAGCGGCTGTCGCCGCGGCGATCGACGGCGCCAGCGAGGCCGGGCTCGGCGCCACCCACACCGTCTTCCTGAACATCCGGGCGAAGACCCTCACCACCCGCCTGCGCGACGACGCGGTCATCGAGCGCGCGGGGAACCGGCTGCGGCTCGTCTGGGAGTTCGTCGAGCGCACCCTGCTCGAGGACCCCGCCGGGCTGCTCGCCGCCGTCGAGAGCTACCGCGAGCGCTACTGGGGGGTCGCCCTCGATCACGTCGGCACCGACAACGCCGCCGCCCTGGCGCTGCTGCCGTTCGTGCGGCCCGACGTGATCAAGCTCGACCTCGGCCTGATCCAGCGGAAGTCGACCCGCGACATCGGCCGGGTCGTCGCGGCCGTCGCCGAGCACGTCGAGCTCAACGGCGGCGAGATCGTGGCCATGGGTGTCGAGACCGAAGCGCACCTGGAGCGCGCCCTCACCCTGGGCGCCACCCTCGGCCAGGGGTGGCTCTTCGGTCGGCCAGACGTCCTCCCGACCGAGGTGCCCCGCCCCACCGGCACCGTCCCGCTCATCGTCGCCCCGACCGCCCAGCAGCCCTCCACCCCGTTCGACCTGGTCGCCGCGGGCCGGTCGGACGTGCGGATCGCCACCAAGTCGACGCTGCTCGGCCTGTCGAAGTTCATCGAGGGCCAGTCCGACCTGTCCGACCACCGCTACATCCTGCTGTCGACGTTCCAGCACGTCCGGAACTTCACGATCCGCACCCGCGCCCGGTACGCCCGCCATGCGGCCGCCTGCGCCCTGACCGGCATCTTCGGCGTCGGGGTCCCGACCCGACCGGGCGGCGCCACCGTCGGGGTGCCGCTCAGCTCCGACGACCCGCTCGCCCGGGAGTGGACCGTCATCTGCATCGGCCCGCACTACTCCGCCGCCCTGATCAGCCGCGACCTGGGCGACCGCGGTGACGACAGCCGCCGCCGCTTCGAGTTCGTCCTCACCCACGACCGCAGCGCGGTCGTCGCGGCCGCCCGGAGCCTGATGGCCCGCATCGCCCGCCAGGCCTGA